The stretch of DNA CCGGCGAAGTTAAGGTGAGGCGAACGTTGCGGTAGATTCCCGATCCGGAATACCAGCGCGAATTGGGCTGCAGCGAGTTGTCGACGCGCACGGCAATGACGTTCTCTTCCCTGCCGTAGCGAAGATGCGGCGTGAGATCGTATTGAAACGAGATATATCCGTACGGCCGCTTGCCCAAATAGGCCCCGTTGATCCACACTTCGCTGTTGCGATAGATGCCGTCGAACTCGATGAATGCTTTTCTGCCGCGTTCATTTTGGGATAAGGTAAAGCGCTTTCGATACCAGCCGATGCCGGCCGGCAGGGCGCCGCCGCCGGCTCCGGCCGGATGATCGGCACTGAACTCGCCTTCAATTGACCAGTCATGCGGCAGATCCAGCTTTCGCCAAGCGGAATCGTTATAGCGCGGTTCTTTTGCTTCGGCAATGTCGCCGAGATGAAACCGCCAATTTTTGTTGAAATCGAGCGTCTTACGAGATACTGCTCCGTAAAGACAGGCAACGCTCCAAATGGAAAGGGCCAAACAGAGAGCTGTTCTTGTCATAAAACACCTTTTCGCGAAAAGTTCTCATCGGCTGAGTGAGGTCGGTAATTTGACCTTTACACTCTTGCCGACATACGACACCGTCTGATCCGGCGCGATGTTGAAATCGATGCCTCGGCCGCGCGTCGGCGTGCTCCAGACGATCTCGAAGGTTCGGCGCTGCAGCATGCCGTCGAAGCGGCCTTTGCGGCTGCCGATGGTCAGGATTCTGCTTTTTTCATTCCAAGAAAGCGGAATCTCGGCAAACTCGCCCTTTTCATAATCATAGTTCACGTTTTCGTCTTCGTATAGACTAAAGCTGCCGTCCGCGCCCGTGAAAACAAAAAGTCGAATCGGGTCGGCGGGTTTCTGGTCGGTGTACTGGATATCCGGGCCGGTGGGCAGAATGGAACCGGCTTTGACATAAATCGGCATCGCATCGTAAGGCGCCGGCGCATCGATTGTCCTGCCGCCTTCAAAATAGTTACCGTTCAAATCATACCAGCCGACCGCCTTGGGCAGATAGACGGAACGGCTGCGGGCGCGATATTCGGTGACCGGATTGATCATCAGCGCCGGGCCGAAAAGATATTGATCGCCGATGTTCTTGACCTGCGGATCATCGAAATCCATAATGAGCGCCCGCATCAAGGTATAGTCTTTGTGCGTCGCCATGCCGGCCAAAGAATAGATATACGGCATCAGCCGATAACGCAGCTTGATGGTCGCCAAAATGGCCTGATAGGCGGGATGGTCGTCAGGTGCAATGTTGAAAATTTCGCGATAGGGATATTCGCCGTGGCTGCGAAAAATGGGACAAAAGGCGCCGAACTGATACCATCGCGTCAGCAGCTCGCGCCACTCTTCGAGATCTTCCGGTGTAGGATTCTGAAAGCGCGTCTCGACGGCAAATCCGCCGATGTCCATCGTCCAATAGGGTATGCCGGAGAGGCAGAAATTGAGACCGGCGGAAATCTGCGCCTTCATGTCGTACCACCGCGCGGCAATATCCCCGCTCCAAACTGCTGCGGCGTAGCGCTGCTGGCCGGCAAACGCCGAACGCGTCAGGATAAACACGCGTTGATCCGGCTTGGTGCGGCGCTGGCCTTCATAGACGCCTTTGGCGTTCATCAGCGAGTAGGTGTTGAGATAACGGGATGAAGACCCCAAGGCCGTCGGGCCGATGCGGCGTCTCCATTCATAATGTTCGAGGTTGGAGTGGATGTCCGGTTCGGTCGCGTCCAGCCACCAGGCGTCGAATCCTTTGGCAAAGAGCTTTTCGTTGATTTGCCGCCAAAAGAGCTCGCGGGCGCCGTCGCTGTAGGGATCGTAAAATGTAGAGACATAACCCGGCCCGACCCAATCGCGCTCGCCTTTTTCGACGTTGCGCAGATAGAGCCATCCCTTTTCGCGAAACGCTTCATAATTTTTCGTGCCGACATAGAATTTCGGCCAAACGGAGATCATGATGCGCGCATGCAGCTCATCATGCAGTCGGCGCACCATGCCTTCGGGATCAGGAAAGCGAGTCGGATCAAACTCGTGATCCCCCCATTTGTCCTCCGGCCAGTAGAACCAGTCCTGGACGATGACGTCGAGCGGTATGCCGCGGCGGCGGAACTCTTCCACCACACCCAGCAGTTCCTCCTGCGACTGATACCGCTGGCGGCATTGCCAAAACCCCATCGCCCACTTGGGCATCATCGGCGCCTTGCCGGTGAGATAGCGGTAGCCGGCAATCACTTCATCCAGGTTTCTCCCGCCGATGAAATAATAGTCCAGCTGATCGGCAACTTCGGAAAAGAGCGACAGCGTGCGGTCATAGATCGCTTTCCGCGGCCCCTTGAAGGTCAAGCCGATGTAGCCGCCGTTCGGTACCCACTCGATGCGGATGGGGACTTTATCGCCTTTTCGCAGCGTCGTCCGAACCATGCGTGCCCACGGCATCCAGTTCTGGCGCCAAGAATCGACGACGAGCTCTTTATTCAGCCACAGTTTGGCATAGTTGGAGCTGAAAAAGCGCAGATTATACACGCCGCTTTCCGGAGCTTCAAGAAAGCCGCTCCAGCGAATACTGCCGCGATTCTTGTCGAATCCCGGCGGATAGTTGTCCCACTCTTCCAAATTTGCATGCGAAATAGTGCGCTCGACCTGCTTTAGCAGGGGTTTGGAAAATACCTCATCGGCAAAATATTCGACGGTCAGGCCGCCCAACTTCCCTTCGCTGTCGTACAAATTAAGGCGATCGATCGGTAGATACTCGTCCGGATCGCCGAACTTGCTGCGCGAATTGTTGTCCCAGAGAATGCCGTAATTGCGGCTCGAAACCAGAAAAGGCACGACGGCGATAATGTTGAGCTGGTATAGGTCCAGGTCTTTGCCCTTGTAGTTCATCCAATCGAACTGATGTTGGCCTAGGCCGTAGACAGCCTCGTCATCGGGAGATTCCCAAAGCTGCTGAACATGAAAGGTCTGCTCGCCCATTACTTCGGCAGGTGTAATATGCCGACCGTTCTCAGCTTCACGGAGCCAGGATTTGCCCGTTCGGTCAAAGAATTCGACCCGGCCGTTTTTTTTATCGATCTCGGCTGCGGCGGCTGCGGTTTTGATGCGAATTTTTTGTACTGACTCAGAAACCATAAAGCGCGTCGGCGGGAATTGCTTCTTTTCGATCATCAGACTGGGACGAGTGCTGAACGTATCGGTCGGGGTCGCGAGGACGCGAAAGATATTTTCCTTGATGACCTGCACTTTGACCCGTTTCGGCGCGTCAGAGCCGGGGGAATCGATCGATATGAGAACGCCGTCGCTTTGTCGTTCAAAAGCACAAAGCGTTGCCGAACTCAAAAGAAGAGCCGCCAACATCCTTTTCATGTGGACCTCCGCGTGCTTTATTTTTTGTTCTGAATGGCAAAGTGAGCAGCTTGACACAAGAGTTGATTTAAAAACGCAGAAAAGTAGTCAATCCGCCCCTATTTTTCAAGCATTCTTGTAGGTTAAGTGGAGAAAAGGTAAAAATGAGAGAAAAAAGGACTGCGGCGCGGTTCCGAAACGCGACCCTCCAACCCTATCCGCCGCGCCGCAGTCTGGTACGACCTTATATTAGGCGGGGTGCCTGGTTAGGAATTCAATAATCTCTTTTCGATGCGGAGCGCTCGGCTGAGCGCCGAGTCGCGTTACAGAGAGTGCAGCGGCAGCCTGAGCGAAACGGATGGCTTCGAAAATCGGCCGACCCTCTGCCAGCGCTACAGCCAGCGCGCCGTTGAATATATCTCCGGCCGCCGTAGAATCGACCGGCTGCACCCGAAAGCTCGGGATTCTGCTTTTGACGCCTTCGTCGCACAAAAAGACGCCCGAAGGACCCAGCGTAATGATAACGGTAGCGCCGCTCTTTTGCCGCAGCTGTTCGGCCGCCTGATCGATCGAGGCCTCGGTTCCGACGCATACGCCGCATAGAATTTCCGCTTCGCTTTCGTTGGGCGTCAAATAATCTATAGAATTGGCCAATTCGCTCGGCAGTTTCTGCGCAGGCGCCGGATTGAGAATGACGCTTGCACCGTGTTTCTTGGCCAGTTTGGCTGCAGCCGTCACGGTTTCCAATGGAATTTCCAGCTGCAACAGTACGACATCTGCATCCTTGAACGCCTCTTCCGCGCGTTCGATGTCGTTCGGCGAGAGACGAGCATTGGCGCCGGGTGCGACAGCGATGCTGTTTTCGCCGTCTTCCGCAACAAAAATTCCCGCGATTCCGGAGGGAGCTTCCTCGTCTTGGACCACAAAGCGCGTGTCGATGCCGTCGGCTTGGAAATTGCGCAGCGCCTGTTCACCGAACATATCCTTGCCGACGCGCGCAATAAAAACGACCTTTCCACCGGCGCGCGCCGCCGCCACCGCCTGATTGGCTCCTTTACCGCCGGCCGCCGTATGAAAAACGCCGCCGAGCAGCGTCTCTCCCAGCTTGGGAATGCGCGGAACCTTAAAAATCATGTCCGTATTCGAACTTCCGACTACTACGATCTTCATGCCTTTCCTCACATTTTTTAAGCCACTCGCGCATAAATGATCAACATCAATCCTGCAATAAAGCAGAAAAACATGGC from candidate division KSB1 bacterium encodes:
- a CDS encoding DUF5110 domain-containing protein is translated as MKRMLAALLLSSATLCAFERQSDGVLISIDSPGSDAPKRVKVQVIKENIFRVLATPTDTFSTRPSLMIEKKQFPPTRFMVSESVQKIRIKTAAAAAEIDKKNGRVEFFDRTGKSWLREAENGRHITPAEVMGEQTFHVQQLWESPDDEAVYGLGQHQFDWMNYKGKDLDLYQLNIIAVVPFLVSSRNYGILWDNNSRSKFGDPDEYLPIDRLNLYDSEGKLGGLTVEYFADEVFSKPLLKQVERTISHANLEEWDNYPPGFDKNRGSIRWSGFLEAPESGVYNLRFFSSNYAKLWLNKELVVDSWRQNWMPWARMVRTTLRKGDKVPIRIEWVPNGGYIGLTFKGPRKAIYDRTLSLFSEVADQLDYYFIGGRNLDEVIAGYRYLTGKAPMMPKWAMGFWQCRQRYQSQEELLGVVEEFRRRGIPLDVIVQDWFYWPEDKWGDHEFDPTRFPDPEGMVRRLHDELHARIMISVWPKFYVGTKNYEAFREKGWLYLRNVEKGERDWVGPGYVSTFYDPYSDGARELFWRQINEKLFAKGFDAWWLDATEPDIHSNLEHYEWRRRIGPTALGSSSRYLNTYSLMNAKGVYEGQRRTKPDQRVFILTRSAFAGQQRYAAAVWSGDIAARWYDMKAQISAGLNFCLSGIPYWTMDIGGFAVETRFQNPTPEDLEEWRELLTRWYQFGAFCPIFRSHGEYPYREIFNIAPDDHPAYQAILATIKLRYRLMPYIYSLAGMATHKDYTLMRALIMDFDDPQVKNIGDQYLFGPALMINPVTEYRARSRSVYLPKAVGWYDLNGNYFEGGRTIDAPAPYDAMPIYVKAGSILPTGPDIQYTDQKPADPIRLFVFTGADGSFSLYEDENVNYDYEKGEFAEIPLSWNEKSRILTIGSRKGRFDGMLQRRTFEIVWSTPTRGRGIDFNIAPDQTVSYVGKSVKVKLPTSLSR
- the rbsK gene encoding ribokinase; translated protein: MKIVVVGSSNTDMIFKVPRIPKLGETLLGGVFHTAAGGKGANQAVAAARAGGKVVFIARVGKDMFGEQALRNFQADGIDTRFVVQDEEAPSGIAGIFVAEDGENSIAVAPGANARLSPNDIERAEEAFKDADVVLLQLEIPLETVTAAAKLAKKHGASVILNPAPAQKLPSELANSIDYLTPNESEAEILCGVCVGTEASIDQAAEQLRQKSGATVIITLGPSGVFLCDEGVKSRIPSFRVQPVDSTAAGDIFNGALAVALAEGRPIFEAIRFAQAAAALSVTRLGAQPSAPHRKEIIEFLTRHPA